In Phaeobacter inhibens DSM 16374, the following proteins share a genomic window:
- a CDS encoding CDP-alcohol phosphatidyltransferase family protein, which translates to MHHPPEKRKSEYALIQLLPNMMTIAAICAGLSAIRFGVQGNYTLAVQLILAAAILDGFDGRLARILRSDSKMGAELDSLADFLNFGVASPLVIYYWALQDMRGLGWLAVLVFSVCCVVRLARFNVSTKSEKKVTAKSVYFEGVPSPAGALLAMLPMFISFAFADAPVIPDILICLHMGVIGLLMISHVPTWSLKAVKISRENVKYFLVGFAFAGAAVLIYAWITLVILCLGYAAMVAWGLVKKKTPETGA; encoded by the coding sequence ATGCACCACCCACCGGAAAAGCGAAAATCCGAATATGCGCTGATCCAGCTGCTGCCGAATATGATGACCATTGCCGCCATCTGTGCCGGACTGTCGGCGATCCGCTTCGGGGTGCAGGGCAACTATACGCTGGCGGTACAGCTGATTCTGGCGGCGGCGATTCTGGATGGCTTTGATGGGCGTCTGGCGCGGATCCTGCGCAGCGACAGCAAGATGGGTGCGGAACTCGACTCGCTGGCAGATTTTCTCAACTTCGGAGTCGCCTCGCCACTGGTGATCTACTATTGGGCCCTTCAGGACATGCGCGGTCTGGGATGGCTGGCGGTGCTGGTGTTCTCGGTCTGCTGCGTGGTGCGTCTGGCGCGGTTTAACGTGTCGACCAAGTCCGAGAAGAAAGTCACCGCAAAAAGCGTTTATTTTGAAGGGGTACCATCCCCGGCCGGCGCACTCCTTGCGATGTTGCCGATGTTCATTTCTTTTGCCTTCGCCGATGCGCCGGTCATTCCGGATATTTTGATCTGCCTTCATATGGGTGTCATCGGATTGCTTATGATCAGCCATGTGCCAACCTGGTCGCTGAAGGCAGTCAAAATTTCGCGCGAAAACGTGAAGTATTTTCTGGTCGGTTTTGCCTTTGCGGGGGCAGCTGTCCTGATTTACGCATGGATTACATTGGTGATCCTGTGCCTTGGGTATGCTGCGATGGTGGCCTGGGGGTTGGTTAAAAAGAAAACGCCGGAGACCGGCGCATAA
- a CDS encoding class I SAM-dependent methyltransferase — MDIKAVESSYARWAPVYDKTFGAITNVGRRRAVGYVNEHRSGRVLEVGVGTGLSLPLYKSHLKVTGIDFSEDMLRKAKKRVAENKLHHVEALRQMDARALDFPDATFDTVSAMHVLSVVPDPEQVMGEIARVLKPGGKVVITNHFLREQGVLAFLERVSAPFANVLGWHSDFEIDTVLGADHLSVEHHQPLPPFGLMTFLVLSKIKPV; from the coding sequence TTGGATATCAAGGCTGTTGAATCGTCGTATGCCCGTTGGGCCCCTGTCTATGACAAAACATTTGGGGCAATTACCAATGTGGGGCGTCGCCGTGCTGTCGGCTACGTCAACGAACATCGCAGCGGTCGGGTGCTGGAGGTGGGTGTCGGCACCGGTCTGTCCTTGCCACTCTATAAATCCCACCTGAAAGTCACCGGTATCGACTTCAGCGAAGACATGCTGCGCAAGGCGAAAAAACGTGTCGCCGAAAACAAGCTGCATCATGTTGAGGCGCTGCGCCAGATGGATGCGCGCGCGCTGGATTTTCCTGATGCCACCTTCGACACTGTTTCAGCTATGCATGTGCTGTCCGTCGTACCAGACCCCGAACAGGTGATGGGCGAGATTGCCCGCGTGCTCAAGCCTGGCGGTAAAGTGGTGATCACCAATCATTTCCTGCGCGAACAGGGCGTGCTGGCGTTCCTCGAACGGGTGTCCGCGCCGTTTGCCAATGTGCTTGGCTGGCACTCGGATTTTGAGATCGACACGGTGCTGGGGGCAGATCACCTCTCGGTGGAGCACCACCAGCCGCTGCCGCCCTTTGGCCTGATGACCTTTCTGGTGCTCTCCAAAATCAAACCCGTCTGA